The DNA window TCCCGGCCACGGCGGCATCGATTCCGGCGCGGTCGGCCACGAAGGCTCGCAGGAAAAACACATCGTGCTGGAAATCGCCAACCACGTGCGCCGTTTTCTGCATGAGCACGACCACGTCGAAGCGCGCCTGACGCGCGAAGAAGACGAGTTCATTCCGCTGTTCCAGCGGGTGGAGATCGCCCACCAGCACCAGGCCGATCTGTTCATTTCGATTCACGCCGACGGCTTCACCAGCCCATCGGCCTCTGGCGCTTCGGTGTTCGCCCTCTCCAACCGCGGCGCCAGCAGCGCCATGGCGCGCTACCTGTCCAATCGTGAAAACGCCGCCGACGACGTGGCGGGCGGCAAGTACAAGGATCAGGACAACTACCTGCAGCAGGTGCTGTTCGATCTGGTGCAAACCGATACCATCAACAACAGCCTGACGCTCGGCCGCCACGTGCTCGGCCAGATCCGCCCGGTGCACCACCTGCACAGCGACAGCACCGAACAGGCGGCGTTCGCGGTGCTGAAATCGCCGTCCATTCCCTCAGTACTGGTAGAAACCTCGTTCATCACCAACCCGAACGAAGAGCGGCTGCTGGGCACCACCGCGTTTCGCGAGAAAATAGCCCGCGCCATCTCGGACGGCATCATCAATTTCTTCGATTACTTCGATGCCCACCAGCGCAAACCCCGCTGATGCCGCGGGCGGCGAATAAGAGTATACTCAGCGCCTTGTTCAGCCAGACGCTATAAAGACCCCGCATGAGTTTACCTAACATCGCTGAAGTAAAATCCTTCCTGCTGGCGCTGCAGGATCATATCTGCGCGCAGCTCGCCCAGGCCGACGGCGGCGCCACGTTCACCGAAGACCAATGGACGCGTGAAGAAGGCGGCGGTGGCCGTAGCCGCGTGCTGACCAACGGCGCGGTGTTCGAACAGGCGGGGGTCAACTTCTCGCACGTCTCCGGCGCCACCCTGCCGGCCTCGGCCACCGCGCACCGTCCGGAACTGGCCGGGCGCAGTTTCCAGGCGATGGGCGTCTCATTGGTGATCCACCCGCTCAGCCCCTACGTGCCCACCAGCCACGCCAACGTGCGCTTCTTCATCGCCGAAAAGCCGGGCGAAGCGCCGGTGTGGTGGTTCGGCGGCGGCTTTGACCTGACGCCGTTCTACGGTTTCGCAGAGGATGCCGTGCACTGGCACCGTACCGCGGCCGAGCTGTGCGCGCCGTTCGGCGACGAGGTTTACCCCAAATACAAGCGGTGGTGCGACGATTACTTCTTCATCAAGCACCGCAACGAAGCGCGCGGCATCGGCGGCCTGTTCTACGACGATCTGAACACCCCGGACTTCGACCACTGCTTCGCCTTCACCCGTGCGGTGGGCCAGGGCTTCCTCGACGCCTATCTGCCGATCGTCGAAAAACGCAAGGCCTTGACCTGGGGCGAGCGTGAGCGTCAGTTCCAGCTCTATCGCCGCGGCCGCTACGTGGAGTTCAACCTGGTGTGGGATCGCGGCACGCTGTTCGGGCTGCAAACCGGCGGGCGCACCGAGTCCATTCTGATGTCGATGCCGCCGCTGGTGCGTTGGGAATATAACTACCAGCCGGAAGGCGACAGCCCGGAAGCGGCGCTGGCGCGCGATTTTCTGCCGGTGCGCGACTGGCTGCAGGAGCCGAAATGATGCAGATTTGGGTCGATGCGGACGCTTGTCCGAACGTGATCAAAGAGGTGCTGTTCCGCGCCGCCGATCGCACCGCCATCACCGTGACGCTGGTGGCGAACCAGCCATTGCGCACGCCGCCGTCGAAGTACATCCGTTCACTGCAGGTAGCGGCCGGTTTCGACGTGGCCGACAACGAGATCGTGCGCCGCTGCGAAGCGGGCGATCTGGTGATCACCGCCGACATTCCGCTGGCGGCGGAGGTGATAGAGAAAGGCGCGGTGGCGCTGAACCCGCGCGGCGAGCGCTATACGCCGGACACCATCCGCGAGCGCCTCAACATGCGCGATTTTATGGATACCCTGCGCGCCAGCGGCATTCAGACCGGCGGCCCGAACGCCCTGAACCAGCGCGACCGCCAGCAGTTCGCCAACGAGCTGGACAAATGGCTGCTGCAGGCAAAACGGGCGCAGTGACTGCGCCCTGCTCTGCTGCGGTTTAGAAGCGTACCTCACCGCCGAAGATATAAGTCCGCCCACGGGCGGTGTTGGTCGGCGTCTCATACTGCGACTGCGACGGCAGCGAGTTCATCTTGTTCAGCGCGTCCGAATAGTCTTTGTCCATCAGGTTTTGCACGCTGAGCTTCAGCAACAGATTGCGATTCACCTGATAGGTGCCGTAGAGATCGATAATGGTCGGAATATGCGGCGCCGGCTCTTTCAGCAACTGCTCATTCTCATCGTAATCAGAGTCCGGCGACAGGCGCACCGCTTTGCCGGTGTATTTCACCACCCCGCCCAGCGTCAGTTTCTCGTCCAGCAGGCGTACCCCGCTGTCCAGCGTGAAGTAGAATTCCGGCAGTTCGCTGACATCACCCGCGCCGAACACGTTGCTGGCCTGGTTGGTCGGCTGGGAGGTATGCTCCTTGCTTAACGACAGCTTGGTGAAGGCGAAACCGGCGTCGTACAGCGCTTCGAGCTCCACCCCGCGCATTTTGACCGGTTCGGGGGCGTTGCTGTACATGGTCATGCTGACATTGACGTCCGCGTTATCCCACTCTTCCTGCGTCGCCTGCGAACGGTTGCACTTCTGGCGGTTTTTACACACCAGGTAGGTTTGGCTGGATATGTAGTTTTTGATCCTGGTTTCGAAATAGACCGCTTTCAGTTGGAAGCTGTCCTGCTTGAATAACAGATCGTGGGCATTGGCATTGAACCCGCCCTGCCAGGTCTCCGCTTTTTCGCCCTTCAGGAACGGGTTCATCGACTGACCGCCGCTGTTGGCGAAGAACACCTCCTGGATATTCGGCCCGCGCATCGACTTGCTGTAGCTGACGAACGGCTGCAGCCACGGCGTGACCTGCGCCGACAGCATTACCGACGGGTTGAAACCCTGTTCATTGCGGGTGATATTGCTGGCGCCCTGCGGGAAGCATTCTACGCGCTCGTCACAGGCCGGCTTATAGCCGGAGAGGCGATAGGCGGTGTAGTTCAGATCGAAATTCCCCTGCCAGATGCCGTAGTTAGCTTGTAACCCGCTGTACAGGCTGGAGATATCTTGTTTGCCGGCAATGCCCACCGGCATGCTTTCCGCCTGATCGTCATCCGTCACCAAGCCGGAGGCCTTTTTCTTATACTCGTTGCGCACCAGCTTGCCGCCGTAGCTGAAGGCGAAATCGACGTCCTGCAGGCTGAAACGGCTGGTGTTGTTGATATCCAGCGCATCGGAGATGTTTTTCGCCGTGCTGTCGCTGAACCCCGCCATGTTGTCGGACATGAACTTTTGCTCGCCGCGGCTGGTGCTGGCGGTCAGGTTGAAATCTATCAGCTCGGAGAACGGCGCATAGTGGTATTTGAGGTAGAAATCGTCGCTGTCGATGTGGCGGCGGGTGATTTTATTCTGGTAGCTGCGCGCCGACAGTTCGATGCTGTTGAAGGCATCCGGCTTGATGTCCACTTTGAACAGCTGGGATTTCGGGTTCTGGCGGTAGGTTTTATCGACGTTGAACATCTCACTGTCGAAACCGGCGCCGTTTTTGTAGTTGGAGGTGATGGAGCTGCCGCTGATCGCCGCCATCGCCCCCAGGCTGCCGCCGTCGGCAAAGGCGGCGGTTTTGGCGCCGACGGCGATCATGCCGCTGCGGCCGATGCCGTTATTGCCCACCGAGAATTTGGTGCGCACGCCGAACGGGTTATCGGAAAACACCACGTCGTCCACGCCGATAGTGCGGAAGTTGGCGCTGCCCGCCAAGGCGTTGACGCCGTCGGAACCGGTGGCGTTGCCGCGCGCCACGTCGACGCCGACGATAAAGTTAGGATCGATCAGCGCCCCGAACTGGCTGGTGGGCAATCCCCCGTGCGCTGCGTCGCTCGGCGAGTTGCCGTAGTAGTTTTGCGTGATGCCATCGACCATGGTGTTGACCCGGCCGAAACCGCTCAGGCCGCGGATATTGACGCTGACCGATCCCTGGCCGGGATCGATCTGGGTATAGGTGCCCGGCATACTGCGCAGAATGCTGTCCACCGACTCCAGATTTTTGTTTTCGTCGCGCGAGCTGAATGCCCCCGGCCTGGCCAACGCGTCTTTTTCGCTGCTTTTGCCGCTGTCGGCGGCCGAGACGTTGAGCGGGCTGAACGCCACGCTGCCTTTATTATTTTCCGCCTGTTCCTGCGCGGCCGCAGCCGGCCCGTGCAACGCCAGTCCCGCGCCGATCAGGCTCGCTATCATTTTGATTTTCATATATCCCCAGAAATAGCCAATAAGGTTTGATGGCCGACAATGCCCAGCAAAAAGCCCGCCGAAAACGCGGTAAATAAGGTTGTTATTGTTTTATTGCGCCGCAGCAGGCCGCGGCGCTAAAGATTATTTCTGCGCCTGCCGATCCGCCGCCAGAATAAAGGCGTATTCCAGCGCGCCGTTTTCCAGCCGCGCCAGGCGGCCCGATTTGCCGCCATGGCCGGCGGTCATGTCGGTGGAGAGCAGCAGCAGTGAATCGCCCTGTTTGAAACGCCGCAGCTTCGCCACCCATTTGGCCGGCTCCCAATACTGCACCTGCGAGTCGTACAAACCGCTGGTGACCAGCAGGTTCGGATAACGCTGCTTGCGCACGTTGTCGTACGGGCTGTAGGACTTCATCAGCGCATAGGCGGCCGGCTGGTTCGGGTTGCCCCACTCCTCGTATTCGCCGGTGGTCAGTGGAATGCTGTCGTCCAGCATGGTGGTCACCACATCGACGAACGGCACCTGCGCCACCACCGCGTTGTACAGCTGCGGCGCCTGATTGATCACCGCCCCCAACAGCAAGCCGCCGGCGCTGCCGCCCATGGCGTAGATGCGCCCCGGCTGGCCGTAGCCGTCTTTGATCAACACCTGGGTGGCATCGATGAAGTCGTTGAAACTGTTCGGTTTGTGCGTCAGCTTGCCCTGTTTGTACCAGCTCTGCCCCAGCTCGCCGCCGCCGCGCACGTGGATCAGCGCATAGACAAAGCCGCGATCCAGCAGGCTGATGCGGTTGGCGCTGAATGCCGGATCCATGCTCATGCCGTAAGCGCCGTAGCCGTAGACCAGCAGCGGGTTATGGCCGTTTTTGAACAGCGATGTGCGATACACCAGCGAGACCGGCACCTTCACGCCATCGCGCGCCGTTACCCAGATGCGCTCGCTGTGATACAGGCTGGGATCGACGCCTTTCACTTCCTGCTGCTTGAGCAGGGTACGCTCGCCCTTATTCAGATCCCACTCATAGGTGCGGGTCGGCGTGGTCATCGCCGAATAGCCGTAGCGCAACCGATCGCTGTCCGGCTCCGGGTTATAGCCCAGCCAGGCCATGTAGCTGGCGTCGTCGAACGGGATGGCGCGCTCGGTTTTACCGTCCCAGCTGATTTGCCGCAGCTGTACCAGCCCGTTGGCGCGTTCCTGCACCACCAGCCAGTCACGGAACAGGCTGAAGCTTTCCACCTCGTGCTGCGCCTGCGGCGCAATCAGCGTCTGCCAGGGTTTACCCGCCGCAGCCGTACGGTACAGGCCAAAATTCGGGTCCTGATGGTTGGAACGCAGATAGAACTCGCCGCGGTAGTGATCGAGGTAATACTCGCGGCCGTTTTGTCGGGCGGCGAACAACTGCGGCTCGCGCTGCGGCTGGCTGGCGTCGATCAGGCGCACTTCGGAAGTGGTATTGCCGCTGATGGTGAGTATCAGGTAATCGCGTGAGGATGAGCGGCCGAGGCTGAGGTAAAACGCCGGATCGTTTTCCTGGTACACCAGCTTATCTTGCGCCGTCGGCGTCCCGTACTGATGGCGGTAAACCTGATACGGCAACAGCGTTTGCGGGTGGTTGCGCACGTAGAACAGGGTTTGATTGTCGTTGGCCCACAGCATGTTGCCGGAGGTATTTTCCAGCGTTTCCGGCGACCAGCTGTCACTGCCTAATTCGCGCAGGGAAATGCGGTATTGGCGGCGGCCCTGCAGATCTTCGGCCACCGCCAGACGGCGGTTGTCCCGGCTGACGTCCATTGCCCCCAGTCGATAATAGGCCTGGCCGGCCGCGCGCTGATTGGCGTCCAGCAAGGTTTGCCACGGCGCGTCGGCGGTGAGCGCCTGGCGCTGATACAGCGCGAACTCTTTACCGGCGGCGTAGCTTTCCTGATAGCGATAGCCGTTGAGCTGATAGGGCACCGAACGATCGTCAGGATTCATGCGGCCCAGCATCTCCTGATACAGCGTGGCGCGCAGCTTCTGGTACGGCGCCATCATTTGCTCGGTGTAGCGGTTCTCCGCCTTCAGGTAGTCCAGCACCTTCTGCTCTTTTCGGCTGTCGTCGCGCAGCCAGTAATAATCGTCGATGCGCGTCTCGCCGTGGGCAGTTAGCACTTTCGGCGCGCGTTCCGCCAACGGCGGCTGCGGTTGCGCCAGCGCGGCGCCGGCGACGCCTAAAGAAAGCCAGAACGCGGCCGCAATGCGGCGGCGCGGGGTGAATAACAGCGGGTTCATAATCCCTCACGAAGTTTGAAAAGGCGGACGGCGGCGAGGCGGCGTCTGCCAGCATTAACGGCGGGCGTTCAGCTCCGCCAGATTGAAATCGATCGGCATCGTCACCCTGACGGCCCCCTGCTGCAGCATCTCCGGCGGCGGCGGCGGCAACGGCTGCGCGCGCGACACTACCGCCACCGCTTCCCGATCCAGCGACGCGGTGCCGGAACGCACCTGCAGGCTCACATTCGACACGCGCCCCTGCGCATCGACGCTGAAACTGACCTGCGGCATGCCGCTACGCCGGCGGCTGCGGGCATCCAGGGGATATTCCTTGATGCGGTTCAGCTTGCCCTTCACCAGACTCTCCCACGACAGCTTGGCCTGCGCGTTGCTGTTGGCATCGCTGTTGATCGGCGCGGCGGTTTGGTGGGAGAGCGTCTGCGCCTGCGGCGCGGCGGCGCTGGACGCGGCGGCACTGCGCGTCTCTTTGGCCTGTTCCTGCGGTTTCGGCTGCGCTTTTTGCGGGGGGCGGTGTTCGGCGCGCTTCTTCTGCGCCGTCACGATTTTCGCGTTATCGGCGCGCGCCAGCTTGGGCAGATCCGGCTGTTGCTGCTGCTCAGCGGGCTGCGCCGCGGCGGACTCCGCTTGCTGCACGCCCAACGGCAGCGGCTTGCTTTCCGGCGCTTCAATCTGCGCCGCCCAGCTCATCATCACCGCCGGCGGCGGCAGCACCACCGGTTCCAGCGCCGTCTGCGGCCAATAAAACAGCAATACCAACGCCGCGTGCGCCGCCAGGGCGAGCAGCAGGCCGCGCGCCCAGCGCGGCTGCGGCAGCTCAAAGGCCGGAAGGGAATAAGACTGACTTAACATAGGGGCATTAGCTTGCTTAATTGCGAATGATTGCAGATCACATTTACTAATGATAATCATTTGCAAATATAATTAACACCCCTTTTCACTGTCTTAACGTATTCATTTCACTGATGGTGTGATCCACAGGTAGTCCGCTGTGTTCGCATCAACCTGTACGCCCGGCTCTGCCAGCATCAGCACCGTCGAGGCCGCCGCCGGTTGCAGATCCCGCACGTGCAGCGGCACGCCCACCGATTTGGCGGCGTGATAGCCACCGGCGATCAACAGCGCGGGCGTGGGCGCCGCCAGCAAACGTTCCGCCATACGCCGATCGCGCTGCTGCTGGATCGCCAGCATCGCGTGCAGTTGGTCGGCCTCAATCTTGCCGCCGTGCGAAGTGCGGATGGTCTCTTCCAGCGCCTTGCGCACCGCCGGCTGCGCCGATAACTGCCCCGCCGGGAACTGCGGCTGCTGATAGAACGCCGTAATCTCGCTGCGATCCAGGTTGGCTGACCACAGCGGGTATGGCGCACGCATCGCCGCCATCGTCACCCCGCCATACAGTTCCCACTTCCAGCCCGGCTGCCAGGCGATCAGTTCCGCCACGCGGCCGTCACGCACTGTGGGATCGCTCTGCAGCCACTGCTTGACTTTGTCCACCTGCGCCTGCTGGTTCGGGTTGATCATCTCCATCAGCACGCTGCCCTGCGGCCGCCGCTGCGGCAGCTGCTGCACCAGCCATTGCTCAATCTGATGGTGGTAAGGATTGTCATGCTTTTCCCCGACGATCACCCGCGGCTGCTGCGCCAATCGCGTCAACAGCTGCTCAGGCGTCAGGGTCGCGCCGCTGTGCAGATCGGTGATATTACCCAGGTTGTCGATGCTGTTGGCCGGCGTTTGCACCGAGTTTTGGCTGCAGGCGCCGAGCGCCAACGCCGCCAATAAAATCAGATATCTCATCATGTTGCCCCATTATCGAAAATGGCGACATTATAGATAATAATTATCATTTGCATATAGATCCGACTTAACGATTTTTTTACGTGGCGATCGCCGGTGGCGCATTGCGTTGGAAAGGCATTGCGGGTATAACCAATAGCCATTCAGATATTTAGACGTCTATACGGATAGATTATTATGCACGCATCGGCGCCCGCCGCAGGGCAGTTCAAACGCAGCATGAAGGCCCGGCACCTGGTGATGTTGTCGCTGGGCGGTGTGATCGGTACCGGGCTGTTTTTCAACACCGGTTATATCATCTCTACCACCGGGGCGCTCGGCACCCTGCTGGCCTACCTGATCGGCGCGCTGGTGGTGTACCTGGTGATGCTGTGCCTGGGTGAGCTGTCGGTGGCGATGCCGGAAACCGGCGCTTTTCACGTCTATGCCTCGCGCTATCTGGGGCCGGCCACCGGCTATGCCGTCGCCTGGCTGTACTGGCTCACCTGGACAGTGGCGCTCGGCTCCAGCCTGACCGCCGCCGGATTCTGCATGCAGTACTGGTTCCCGCAGTCGCCGGTGTGGCTGTGGTGCCTGATCTTCTGCGCGGCCATTTTTCTGCTTAACGTGGTGACCACCCGCTTTTTCGCCGAAAGCGAATTCTGGTTTTCGCTGATCAAAGTGGTGACCATTCTGGCGTTTATCATTCTGGGTGGCGCCGCCATGTTCGGTCTGCTGCCGATGAAAGACGGCACCCCGGCGCCGTTCCTGCACAATCTGACCGCTTCTGGCTGGCTGCCGCACGGCACGCTGCCGATCCTGATGACCATGGTGGCGGTGAACTTCGCCTTCTCCGGCACGGAACTGATCGGCATCGCCGCCGGTGAAACCGAGAACCCGGAAAAAGTCGTGCCGCTGGCGATCCGCACCACGGTGATCCGCCTGATGCTGTTCTTTATCGGCACCGTGTTCGTGCTGGCGGCGCTGATCCCAATGGATCAGGCGGGGATCGTCAAAAGCCCGTTCGTGCTGGTGTTTGAACGCATCGGCGTGCCTTACGCCGCCGATATCTTCAACTTCGTGATCCTGACCGCCATCCTGTCGGCGGCCAACTCCGGCCTGTACGCCTCCGGGCGCATGCTGTGGTCACTGGCCCACCAGCGCACCCTGCCGGCCTACTTCGCCCGCGTCAATGCACGCGGCATTCCGATCAATGCCCTGACCTTCAGCATGCTCGGCGGCGTCCTGGCGCTGCTGACCAGCGTGATCGCGCCGGATACGGTGTTTGTCGCCCTGTCGGCAATCTCCGGCTTTGCGGTGGTGGCGGTGTGGCTGAGCATCTGCGCCGCCCACTATGCTTTCCGCCGCGCCTACCTGCGCAGCGGCCAGCCGATAAGCGGCCTGAAATACCGCGCGCCCGGCTACCCATTGACGCCGATCCTCGGCTTTGCGCTGTGCCTGCTGGCCTGCATCGGACTGGCGTTCGATCCGGAGCAGCGCATTGCGCTCTACTGCGGGCTGCCGTTTGTCGCCCTGTGCTACCTCACCTATTTCCTGACCCGGCGCGCCGGGCAAAAAACCGCTTTGGGAGAACAACATGTCGGTTAACAACCCCGTCGCCCACCTGCTGGCCGAACAGCCCACGCTGATCCTGGACGGCGCGCTGGCCACCGAACTGGAAGCGCGCGGCTGCGATCTGACCGATCCGCTGTGGTCGGCCAAGGTGCTGATTGAAAATCCCGAGCTTATCTATCAGGTGCATCTCGATTATTTCAACGCCGGCGCCCAGTGCGCCATCACCGCCAGCTATCAGGCCACGCCGCAGGGCTTCTTGCGCCGCGGCCTGGATCAGGATCGGTCGCTGGCGCTGATCGCCAAAAGCGTGCAGCTGGCGCAACGCGCGCGCCGCGATTATCTGGCCGAACACCCGCAGGCCGCGCCGCTGCTGATCGCCGGTTCGGTAGGCCCATACGGTGCCTATCTGGCCGACGGATCGGAATACCGTGGCGACTATCGGCTGGCGCAGGATGACATGATCGCCTTCCACCGCCCGCGCCTCACCGCGCTGGCCGCCGCCGGCGTCGATCTGCTGGCCTGCGAAACGCTACCGTCTTTCGCTGAACTGCAGGCGCTGCTGACGCTGCTGCAGGAGTTCCCGACGCTCGGCGCCTGGTTCGCCTTCACCCTGCGCGACAGCCAACACCTCAGCGACGGCACGCCGCTGACGGAGGTCATGTCCGCGCTGCGCGGCAACCCGCAGGTGCTGGCCATCGGTATCAACTGCATCGCGCTGGACAAGGTCGCCCCGGCGTTGCGTCAGCTGAGCGCGCTGGCCGACAAACCGCTGCTGGTCTACCCGAACTCCGGGGAGCATTACGATGCAGTCAGCAAAACCTGGCACGCCTGCGGCAGCGAGCACGGCAGTCTGGTCGATCAGGCGGTAGAGTGGCGCGCGCTCGGCGCACAATTGATCGGCGGCTGTTGCCGCACTACCCCGCAGGATATCCGCGCCATCGCCGCGCGCTGCAAGAAATGAGAAAGGGGGTTATTCGGTTAACCGGCGCAGTTGCTCCGCGGCTTGTTCGACGTTGAGGCGGCCTTGAGCAGCCTCGACCGTGAGTTCAACCAGCTGCGCATCTTCACGCAGTGCAATGCCATTGATACCGAGAAATAACGCCATGCTTTGGAAGGCCGTGCGCTTATTGCCATCAAGAAAAATATGACCATGACTGATAGCAATGAGATAAAGTGCGGCCAAACGGTAAACGTCGGTGACGTTCTCATAGTGGTAAGCATTGAGCACGCGGTTGGCTACGGCCTCAACTTTACTGCCATCCTGGCGGCCGTGAGGCACAATTTCAGCATTGAATTCCGCAATATCCTCTGCGGTCAAAAAGATCATCTATTGGCCAGCGCCTTAATCGTATCCGCGTGTTTAGCCTGAATGCGCGCTTTCACCTTGGCTTTGACCAAAACCTCATAGTCTGCCTTACTGATGATGTAAACCTCATCGTGTCCGCGGCGCGTCACTTCCACCGGCTGTTTTTGCGCTTCCAAAAGCACCTCGGCAAGGTTGTTTCTGGCCGCCGTGTAGCTAATCGTAGTCATTTTCTTTACCTGTACATGTACATGTTTGACGATTATTTGTACCACGTCCGCTGGAAATAAAAAAGCCCCCGGCGCCAAGGGCGCAGGGGGCCAGTCACTCAGCCCGGCCTTACAGCGGTTCGGTCTGGGCTTCCACTACCGCCAGCGCCACCATGTTGACGATGCGGCGCACCGAGGCGATCGGCGTCAGGATGTGCACCGGCTTGGCGACCCCCATCAGCACCGGCCCGACGGTCACCCCTTCCGAGCAGGAGACGCGCAGCAGGTTGTAGCTGATGCGCGCGGCTTCCATGTTCGGCATGATCAGCAGGTTGGCCGAGCCTTTCAGCGGGCTGTCCGGCATCAGATCGTGACGAATGCTTTCCACCAGCGCGGCATCGCCGTGCATTT is part of the Serratia surfactantfaciens genome and encodes:
- a CDS encoding type II toxin-antitoxin system death-on-curing family toxin is translated as MIFLTAEDIAEFNAEIVPHGRQDGSKVEAVANRVLNAYHYENVTDVYRLAALYLIAISHGHIFLDGNKRTAFQSMALFLGINGIALREDAQLVELTVEAAQGRLNVEQAAEQLRRLTE
- a CDS encoding type II toxin-antitoxin system Phd/YefM family antitoxin, with the protein product MTTISYTAARNNLAEVLLEAQKQPVEVTRRGHDEVYIISKADYEVLVKAKVKARIQAKHADTIKALANR